The following are from one region of the Thiocapsa rosea genome:
- a CDS encoding DUF349 domain-containing protein, with product MLFERFLKKKRQETHKEEDQEVLAERALSHEDPAVRREATRRLLGLSHLRLILTEDADAGVREIAAARYRHLLCGTQPAEHTPDGVGVDARLAELSLVEDARTLEQVAIQGQAPEVRRAAIERLASPEALALCAVQDPLAANRGAAVERIETKDALEQVVRQIGKRDKNVYRSAREKLRLIAEREERPLRVRALCDELCQKAERLGRLEHWHQDRAILDLLDRQWAEIREEAEPDWRTRYETARERFIQAYGGHARETAARVAAEEAHESLHAERLALLDTLSEAPALTAEPEIRALCERVSTAWDALDALPPQRQRPLDQRYRTLMDAADAACTALGDQRKRLSQLHKSSNRAQKLLDEPKPLDLRATKTFIEQARALAAELPATAETEAFLALVERLESRTKTQRKNAEHRLKQLPEKLAELEKHLEEGELKKADPLYQSLRAGLDLVEASALPKGAAEEIAARLHVLAPRLRDLQHWRRWGADQHRDGLCEEMEQLIEADLPLQALSERLHTMRMDWKGLEKTGPRASAAVAERFHKACDAVQERCRPYLEAQAAEREANRAARESVCDQIEDFLSKVDWDRIDWKRVLRAERETRHTWASIGPVDSRHFKALEGRFRHALKQLDRRLDGERKRNQAMKQDLIAKVEALVDEPDLDAAIERTKALQREWHTTVPARHKDENKLWQTFRSACDAIFERRAALHQAHANEMKEHLATRETVCTDAIALARNEQDPKRLRTELRELERRWDDAQSLPIPRQSAGPLNERWRETREALKQHLRDCEDQQRRGAFDLLQRQAALCERLELGLLGEADALLAPEAAEQAWAELPEQQDSEIQQAIAARFASALAAAHNPEQLAGLRRRYDANAAHLSQLCLQLEILAGVETPPELAQQRLEFQVARLTERMVDGEEDPLQGSARLLKEWYLCGPAPRSAGLNSRFERIRQALAREPGEATA from the coding sequence ATGCTATTCGAGCGCTTTCTCAAGAAAAAACGACAAGAGACACACAAAGAGGAAGACCAGGAGGTTCTGGCCGAACGCGCCCTCAGTCACGAAGATCCCGCGGTGCGGCGCGAGGCCACGCGGCGGCTTCTCGGGCTGTCCCATCTTCGCCTGATCCTCACCGAAGACGCCGACGCCGGCGTGCGCGAGATCGCCGCCGCCCGCTATCGGCATCTCCTCTGCGGCACGCAGCCGGCCGAGCACACACCCGACGGAGTCGGCGTCGATGCACGCCTCGCGGAGCTTTCGCTCGTCGAGGACGCGCGCACCCTCGAGCAGGTCGCCATCCAAGGGCAGGCTCCCGAGGTCCGGCGCGCAGCGATCGAGCGGCTTGCGTCTCCCGAGGCGCTCGCGCTCTGCGCCGTCCAGGATCCCCTCGCAGCCAACCGCGGCGCGGCCGTCGAGCGCATCGAGACCAAAGACGCACTTGAACAGGTCGTGCGCCAGATCGGCAAGCGCGACAAGAACGTCTACCGCAGCGCACGCGAGAAACTGCGCCTAATCGCCGAGCGCGAAGAGCGTCCGCTGCGCGTGCGCGCACTGTGTGACGAACTTTGCCAAAAGGCCGAGCGTCTAGGTCGACTCGAACATTGGCACCAGGATCGTGCCATCCTCGATCTTCTCGACCGCCAATGGGCCGAGATCCGCGAGGAGGCCGAGCCGGACTGGCGCACGCGCTACGAGACCGCGCGGGAGCGCTTCATCCAGGCTTATGGCGGTCACGCCCGCGAGACCGCCGCCCGGGTCGCCGCCGAAGAGGCCCACGAGTCATTGCACGCCGAACGCCTCGCCCTCCTCGACACCTTGTCCGAGGCCCCCGCGCTGACCGCCGAGCCAGAGATTCGCGCACTGTGCGAACGGGTCTCGACCGCCTGGGACGCCCTCGACGCACTCCCGCCGCAACGCCAGAGACCCCTCGACCAGCGCTACCGCACGCTCATGGACGCGGCCGACGCCGCATGTACGGCCCTCGGCGATCAGCGCAAGCGTCTGTCGCAATTACATAAATCAAGCAATCGGGCACAGAAGCTCCTCGACGAGCCCAAGCCGCTCGATCTGCGCGCGACCAAGACCTTCATCGAGCAAGCACGCGCACTCGCCGCCGAACTCCCCGCAACGGCCGAGACCGAAGCCTTCCTCGCACTGGTGGAGCGCCTCGAATCGCGGACCAAGACCCAGCGCAAGAACGCCGAGCACCGTCTCAAACAGCTCCCCGAAAAACTCGCCGAGCTGGAGAAGCACCTCGAAGAGGGCGAGCTGAAGAAGGCCGACCCGCTCTACCAAAGCCTGCGCGCCGGCCTGGACCTGGTCGAAGCCAGCGCCCTGCCCAAGGGTGCGGCCGAGGAGATCGCCGCACGCCTGCATGTGCTCGCACCGCGCCTGCGCGACCTGCAACACTGGCGCCGCTGGGGTGCCGATCAGCATCGCGACGGCCTCTGCGAGGAGATGGAGCAGCTCATCGAGGCCGACCTGCCCCTGCAAGCCCTGAGCGAACGGCTCCACACCATGCGCATGGACTGGAAGGGTCTGGAGAAGACCGGACCGCGCGCCAGCGCCGCCGTCGCCGAGCGTTTCCACAAGGCGTGCGACGCCGTCCAAGAGCGCTGTCGCCCCTACCTCGAAGCCCAAGCGGCCGAGCGCGAGGCCAACCGTGCCGCGCGCGAGTCCGTCTGCGACCAGATCGAAGACTTCCTCTCCAAGGTCGATTGGGACCGCATCGACTGGAAGCGCGTCCTGCGCGCCGAGCGCGAGACCCGCCACACCTGGGCCTCCATCGGACCGGTGGACTCGCGCCACTTCAAGGCGCTCGAAGGGCGCTTCCGCCACGCGCTCAAGCAGCTCGATCGTCGCCTTGACGGGGAGCGCAAACGCAATCAGGCGATGAAGCAGGACCTGATCGCCAAGGTCGAGGCCCTCGTCGACGAGCCCGATCTGGACGCCGCCATCGAGCGGACCAAGGCTCTCCAGCGCGAGTGGCACACCACCGTACCGGCCCGCCACAAGGACGAAAACAAGCTCTGGCAGACCTTCCGCAGCGCCTGCGACGCCATCTTCGAGCGTCGCGCCGCGTTGCACCAGGCCCACGCCAACGAGATGAAGGAGCATCTCGCCACGCGCGAGACCGTCTGCACCGACGCCATCGCACTCGCCCGAAACGAGCAGGACCCGAAACGACTGCGCACCGAGCTGCGCGAGCTCGAACGGCGCTGGGACGATGCCCAGTCCCTGCCCATCCCGCGCCAGAGCGCCGGCCCGCTCAACGAACGCTGGCGCGAGACCCGCGAGGCGCTCAAACAGCACCTGCGCGACTGCGAGGACCAACAGCGCCGAGGCGCATTCGATCTGCTGCAACGCCAAGCCGCGCTATGCGAGCGTCTCGAACTCGGACTCCTCGGAGAAGCCGACGCCCTGCTCGCCCCCGAAGCGGCCGAGCAGGCCTGGGCAGAGCTACCCGAGCAACAGGATTCCGAGATCCAACAGGCCATCGCCGCGCGTTTCGCGTCCGCGCTCGCCGCCGCACACAACCCCGAGCAGCTCGCCGGACTGCGCCGCCGCTACGACGCCAACGCCGCGCACCTGAGCCAACTCTGTCTACAGCTCGAAATCCTCGCCGGCGTCGAAACCCCGCCCGAGCTTGCCCAACAACGCTTGGAGTTCCAGGTCGCACGCCTGACCGAGCGGATGGTCGACGGCGAGGAAGATCCCCTGCAAGGCAGCGCCAGACTCCTCAAAGAGTGGTACCTCTGCGGCCCCGCACCCCGTTCCGCCGGCCTGAACAGCCGCTTCGAGCGGATCCGCCAAGCCCTCGCCCGAGAGCCCGGCGAAGCGACGGCCTGA
- a CDS encoding DUF2058 domain-containing protein: protein MGNSLQDQLLKAGLVNEQKLKQARSTKHKKTKQHAGPRSTALDNEARLAAERARREKLERDRELNLRRQEEAALRAAENEIRQLVHTHRVVRDRGDLAFNFTDGTTLKRIYVNKEQHAKLVGGSLAVVRQDAFYEVVPAEIAVRVAARDASLVLVHNKAAEEKDADDPYADYQVPDDLIW, encoded by the coding sequence GTGGGCAACTCGTTGCAGGACCAATTGCTCAAGGCCGGCTTGGTCAACGAGCAGAAGCTCAAGCAGGCACGTTCCACCAAGCACAAGAAGACCAAGCAGCACGCCGGTCCGCGCAGCACGGCGCTCGACAACGAGGCCCGGCTGGCCGCCGAGCGTGCCCGTCGCGAGAAGCTCGAGCGCGACCGCGAGCTCAATCTGCGCCGTCAGGAAGAAGCGGCCTTGCGGGCCGCGGAGAACGAGATTCGCCAGCTCGTACACACCCATCGGGTGGTGCGCGATCGCGGCGATCTGGCGTTCAATTTCACCGACGGCACGACGCTCAAGCGCATCTATGTCAACAAGGAGCAGCACGCGAAGCTGGTCGGAGGAAGCCTGGCCGTCGTCCGACAGGATGCCTTCTACGAGGTCGTGCCTGCGGAGATCGCCGTGCGGGTGGCGGCGCGCGATGCGAGCCTGGTCTTGGTCCACAACAAGGCCGCCGAGGAGAAGGACGCGGACGATCCGTACGCCGACTATCAGGTCCCGGACGACCTCATCTGGTGA
- a CDS encoding YdcH family protein: protein MLGESHDLLHEFPDLEAKISALRSSNAEFAQMMDDYDTLDARVRNLEELGTPVADETIEELKKERLVLKDTLYAILRS, encoded by the coding sequence ATGCTTGGCGAATCACACGACCTCCTTCACGAGTTCCCCGATCTCGAAGCGAAGATCTCTGCCCTGCGCTCGAGCAACGCCGAGTTCGCGCAAATGATGGACGACTACGACACACTCGACGCCCGGGTACGCAATCTCGAAGAACTGGGCACGCCCGTCGCCGACGAGACCATCGAGGAACTCAAGAAGGAACGCCTGGTTCTGAAGGATACGCTCTACGCCATTCTGCGCTCCTGA
- the prfB gene encoding peptide chain release factor 2 (programmed frameshift), with translation MLDINPIAYQISDLKGRVESLRGYLDYPERKERLTEVLRELEDPKVWNEPERAQTLGRERATLEAIVLTIDELTTGLVDADDLLAMAAEEQDEETLAAVAKDLEQQESKVAELEFRRMFAGEMDAKNAYVDVQAGSGGTEAQDWAEMLLRMYLRWGERRGFKTELLEVSPGEVAGIKSATIQFSGDYAFGWLRTETGVHRLVRKSPFDSGNRRHTSFAAVFVSPEVDDTVNIEINPADLRIDVYRASGAGGQHVNRTESAVRITHNPTGIVVQCQTDRSQHKNKDHAMKQLKAKLYELEMQNRRASQQAIEDTKSDIGWGSQIRSYVLDQSRIKDLRTNVEIANTQSVLDGNLDPFIEASLKSGL, from the exons ATGCTCGACATCAACCCGATCGCTTACCAAATCAGTGACCTCAAGGGACGTGTCGAGTCCCTTAGGGGGTATCTT GACTACCCGGAACGCAAAGAGCGTCTGACGGAGGTCCTGCGCGAACTCGAAGACCCGAAGGTCTGGAACGAACCGGAACGTGCTCAGACGCTCGGGCGCGAGCGTGCGACGCTCGAGGCCATCGTGCTCACCATCGACGAGCTCACCACCGGCCTCGTCGATGCCGATGATCTCCTGGCGATGGCCGCCGAGGAGCAGGACGAGGAGACGCTCGCCGCGGTCGCGAAGGACCTGGAGCAGCAAGAGTCGAAGGTCGCCGAGCTTGAGTTCCGCCGCATGTTCGCCGGCGAGATGGATGCCAAGAACGCCTACGTCGACGTCCAGGCCGGGTCGGGCGGCACCGAGGCGCAGGACTGGGCCGAGATGCTGTTGCGCATGTATCTGCGCTGGGGCGAGCGCCGCGGCTTCAAGACCGAGCTGCTCGAGGTCTCGCCCGGCGAGGTCGCGGGCATCAAGTCGGCGACCATCCAGTTCTCGGGCGACTATGCCTTCGGCTGGCTGCGCACCGAGACCGGGGTGCATCGTCTGGTGCGCAAGTCACCGTTCGACTCGGGCAACCGGCGCCACACCTCCTTTGCCGCGGTCTTCGTCTCGCCCGAGGTCGACGACACCGTCAACATCGAGATCAACCCCGCGGACCTGCGCATCGACGTCTACCGCGCGAGCGGCGCGGGCGGCCAGCACGTCAACCGGACCGAGTCCGCCGTGCGCATCACCCACAACCCGACCGGAATCGTGGTGCAGTGCCAGACCGATCGGTCGCAGCACAAGAACAAAGACCACGCGATGAAGCAGCTCAAGGCCAAGCTCTATGAGCTGGAGATGCAGAATCGGCGCGCCAGTCAGCAGGCGATCGAGGACACCAAGTCCGACATCGGATGGGGCAGTCAGATCCGCTCCTATGTCCTTGACCAATCGCGCATCAAAGATCTGCGGACCAACGTAGAGATCGCCAACACCCAGTCGGTGTTGGATGGGAATCTCGATCCGTTTATCGAGGCGAGTCTCAAAAGCGGCCTCTAA
- a CDS encoding cupin domain-containing protein produces the protein MSSTLGVIHTPREADEFFTDEGCYILETWNRADDPAVSVARARVEPGVTTRLHRLAGIAERYLILSGAGRVEVEGIPPQSVGPGDLVYIPADQAQRIANTGDGDLVFLAICTPRFVPEAYLDIETDPPT, from the coding sequence ATGAGTTCGACGCTCGGAGTCATCCACACGCCGCGTGAGGCCGACGAGTTCTTTACGGACGAAGGCTGCTACATCCTCGAGACCTGGAATCGCGCGGACGACCCGGCGGTGTCCGTCGCCCGCGCGAGGGTCGAGCCCGGCGTCACGACACGCCTGCATCGTCTCGCCGGGATCGCCGAGCGCTATCTCATCCTCTCGGGTGCGGGACGCGTCGAGGTAGAGGGCATCCCGCCGCAGTCCGTCGGGCCGGGCGATCTGGTCTACATCCCCGCCGATCAGGCCCAACGCATCGCCAACACCGGGGACGGCGACCTCGTCTTCCTGGCCATCTGTACCCCGCGCTTCGTTCCCGAGGCCTATCTGGATATCGAGACCGACCCGCCGACGTGA
- the lysS gene encoding lysine--tRNA ligase codes for MSEQDRNTTTAASSEDAVDEHKLIAQRREKLSQLRAQGPAFPNDFRRDVIAGELLAEYGEHEPEAIEALGLPVKVAGRLMSRRVMGKASFAHVQDMSGRIQLFVQRDIVGEDAYAVFKRDYDLGDILGAEGLLFKTKTGELSIKCDSIRLLTKALRPLPEKFHGLTDMESRYRQRYLDLIMNGGTRETFRIRTRVIQFIRDYLNARGYLEVETPMMQVIPGGAVARPFITHHNALDMQLFLRIAPELFLKRLVVGGLEKVYEINRNFRNEGLSTRHNPEFTMLEFYEAYADYRDLMDLTENMLREMAEQVLGRTLIQYQGEDYDFGQPFARMTVREAILHFNPDLEPADVDDLERARAVAARLGIAVKPGWGLGKLQIELFEHTAEHRLMAPTFITQYPTEVSPLARRNDENPFVTDRFEFFVGGREIANGFSELNDAEDQADRFRQQVAEKEAGDLEAMYFDADYIRALEHGMPPTAGEGIGIDRLVMLFTDSPSIRDVLLFPHMRPEAGA; via the coding sequence ATGAGCGAGCAAGATCGGAACACCACTACGGCGGCGTCGAGCGAGGACGCGGTCGACGAGCACAAGCTGATTGCGCAGCGTCGCGAGAAGCTGTCGCAGTTGCGCGCCCAAGGCCCTGCGTTTCCGAATGATTTTCGGCGCGATGTGATCGCGGGCGAGCTGCTGGCCGAATACGGCGAGCACGAGCCCGAGGCGATCGAGGCGCTCGGGCTGCCCGTGAAGGTCGCCGGTCGGCTGATGAGCCGGCGCGTCATGGGCAAGGCGAGCTTTGCGCATGTGCAGGACATGTCCGGGCGTATTCAGCTCTTCGTCCAGCGCGATATAGTCGGCGAGGACGCCTACGCGGTCTTCAAGCGCGACTACGATCTGGGCGATATCCTCGGCGCCGAGGGTCTGCTGTTCAAGACCAAGACCGGCGAGCTGTCGATCAAGTGCGACAGCATTCGTCTGCTGACCAAAGCGTTGCGTCCGCTTCCCGAGAAGTTCCATGGTCTGACCGACATGGAAAGCCGCTATCGCCAGCGCTATCTCGATCTCATCATGAACGGCGGCACGCGCGAGACCTTCCGCATCCGCACCCGGGTCATCCAGTTCATCCGCGACTATCTGAACGCCCGTGGTTATCTGGAGGTCGAGACCCCGATGATGCAGGTGATCCCAGGCGGCGCGGTCGCGCGTCCCTTCATCACGCATCACAACGCCTTGGACATGCAGCTCTTTCTGCGTATTGCGCCCGAGCTTTTCCTCAAGCGCCTGGTGGTCGGCGGTCTGGAGAAGGTCTACGAGATCAACCGCAATTTCCGCAACGAGGGGCTGTCCACGCGCCACAACCCCGAGTTCACCATGCTCGAGTTCTACGAGGCATACGCCGACTATCGCGACCTCATGGATCTGACCGAGAACATGCTGCGCGAGATGGCCGAGCAGGTCCTCGGCCGCACGCTGATCCAGTATCAAGGCGAGGACTACGACTTCGGACAGCCCTTCGCGCGCATGACGGTCCGCGAGGCGATTCTGCACTTCAACCCGGATCTCGAACCGGCGGATGTCGACGACCTCGAGCGTGCCCGCGCGGTCGCCGCTCGACTGGGGATTGCGGTCAAGCCCGGCTGGGGTCTCGGCAAGCTCCAGATCGAGCTGTTCGAGCATACTGCCGAGCACCGGTTGATGGCCCCGACCTTCATCACCCAATACCCCACCGAGGTCTCCCCGCTGGCGCGGCGCAACGACGAGAACCCCTTCGTCACCGACCGCTTCGAATTCTTCGTCGGCGGACGCGAGATCGCCAACGGCTTCTCCGAGCTGAACGACGCCGAAGACCAAGCCGATCGATTCCGCCAACAGGTGGCCGAGAAGGAAGCGGGTGATCTCGAGGCCATGTATTTCGACGCCGACTATATCCGCGCCCTGGAGCACGGCATGCCGCCGACGGCGGGCGAGGGCATCGGCATCGACCGCCTGGTGATGCTCTTCACCGACTCGCCCTCGATCCGCGATGTCCTGCTGTTCCCGCACATGCGCCCGGAAGCCGGCGCCTGA
- a CDS encoding transposase: MARLPRFVLPGYPQHVIQRGNNHERILYEEEDYWFLWEKIGAAAEKFGCELHAYVLMPNHFHLLVTPHLDNGVGKLMQYVGRYYVQHFNARYQRTGTLWEGRYRATLLDPKHFLLPVSHYVEANPVRAGLVSSVGDYGWSSYGANARGDDDPLVTVHAEYDRLGRSAKARRAAYAAQAEQPLDDALLARIRDATNKAWVLGDETFCGAIETALNRRALPRQRGGDRRSAAYRRATGRT, encoded by the coding sequence ATGGCACGCTTGCCCAGATTCGTCCTGCCCGGCTATCCGCAGCACGTCATTCAGCGCGGCAACAACCACGAGCGCATCCTGTACGAGGAAGAAGACTATTGGTTCCTCTGGGAAAAGATCGGGGCTGCCGCCGAGAAGTTCGGATGCGAGCTTCATGCCTACGTGCTGATGCCGAACCACTTCCACCTCTTGGTCACGCCGCACCTGGACAATGGTGTCGGCAAACTGATGCAGTACGTCGGGCGTTACTACGTCCAGCACTTCAACGCCCGTTATCAGCGCACCGGTACGCTCTGGGAAGGACGCTACCGTGCGACACTGCTTGATCCGAAACACTTTCTGCTGCCGGTTAGCCACTACGTGGAGGCCAACCCGGTGCGTGCCGGGCTGGTGAGCAGCGTCGGCGACTACGGGTGGTCGAGCTACGGGGCCAACGCGCGGGGCGACGACGACCCCTTGGTCACGGTCCACGCGGAGTACGATCGCCTCGGGCGCAGTGCGAAGGCACGCCGTGCCGCCTATGCCGCGCAGGCCGAGCAGCCCCTGGACGATGCCCTCCTGGCCCGGATTCGGGATGCCACCAACAAGGCATGGGTGCTCGGCGATGAAACCTTCTGCGGGGCAATCGAGACGGCGCTGAACCGGCGCGCCTTGCCGCGCCAACGCGGCGGCGACCGTCGCTCGGCTGCTTATCGACGTGCGACGGGGCGCACATGA
- a CDS encoding LexA family protein, translated as MDDSDARLHKRRHRTWNPALDPRNPSEDPGVELPLLGCVSAGAPIEHLEDPETILVPTHLARPGAYALRVRGESMLEDGIHDGDLVIIDPRPNAETGTTVVARLDGDRVTLKRFYAENDRIRLQPANPDMEPLILHDGDIEILGVVSGVVLLSA; from the coding sequence ATGGATGACTCCGACGCAAGACTCCACAAACGCCGGCACCGCACCTGGAATCCCGCGCTCGACCCGCGCAACCCGAGCGAAGACCCCGGTGTCGAGCTGCCCCTGCTCGGCTGCGTCAGCGCCGGAGCACCGATCGAGCATCTCGAGGATCCCGAGACCATCCTCGTCCCCACCCACCTCGCACGCCCCGGGGCCTACGCCCTGCGCGTGCGCGGCGAATCCATGCTCGAAGACGGGATCCACGACGGCGACCTCGTCATCATAGACCCCCGCCCGAACGCCGAAACCGGCACCACCGTCGTCGCACGCCTCGACGGCGACCGCGTCACCCTCAAACGCTTCTACGCCGAGAACGACCGCATCCGACTCCAGCCCGCCAATCCCGACATGGAGCCCCTCATCCTGCACGACGGCGACATCGAAATCCTCGGCGTCGTCTCGGGCGTGGTGCTCCTGTCCGCTTAA
- a CDS encoding OmpH family outer membrane protein yields the protein MSRFALLAALALFFIVPTHALAADVVGYVDMQKVLEDSKLGKRLQEQLREEFEPRGEEMAAEEQEIRKLQQSLERDAPLMSADQVSKQEADVQKRIEAFQEKANGIQQEIMKVQQTKSREIIGPARDSINAVAKKNKVGMVVEPGMSGLLYLDEKLDLTAEVIKHLDANTK from the coding sequence ATGTCCCGTTTTGCCCTCCTTGCCGCGCTTGCTCTGTTCTTCATCGTGCCGACCCACGCCTTGGCCGCCGACGTGGTGGGGTATGTCGACATGCAAAAGGTCCTCGAGGACAGCAAGCTGGGCAAACGTCTTCAGGAGCAGCTGCGTGAAGAGTTCGAGCCGCGCGGGGAAGAGATGGCTGCCGAGGAGCAGGAGATCCGCAAGCTCCAGCAATCGCTCGAGCGCGATGCACCACTGATGAGCGCCGACCAAGTCAGCAAGCAGGAGGCCGACGTCCAGAAGCGCATCGAAGCCTTCCAGGAGAAGGCCAACGGCATCCAACAGGAGATCATGAAGGTCCAGCAGACCAAGAGCCGCGAGATTATCGGTCCGGCGCGCGACTCCATCAACGCCGTCGCCAAGAAGAACAAGGTCGGCATGGTCGTCGAGCCCGGGATGTCCGGACTCCTCTATCTCGACGAGAAGCTCGATCTGACCGCCGAAGTCATCAAGCACCTGGATGCGAACACCAAGTAA
- a CDS encoding flavin reductase family protein, with protein sequence MSPEAHARNPAAINAVNEVFHLYDPPLWLVTARDGARRGGFIATAATRASIVHEIPRMLVAVAKHHHTWRLIEASGSFALHLLAADDIAGVRRFGLASGHQVDKFADLPSRETPAGSPLIEGTMSWLDCRVESRMDIGDRTTYLAEVTAGAVLRRGPILTVAGLLRDAPEADRAELKRLYAQDQETDRAAILAWRRSRGDT encoded by the coding sequence ATGAGTCCCGAGGCGCACGCCCGAAACCCAGCGGCGATCAACGCCGTCAATGAGGTCTTCCATCTCTACGACCCACCCCTGTGGCTCGTCACAGCGCGCGACGGGGCGCGCCGAGGCGGCTTCATCGCCACCGCCGCAACCCGCGCATCCATCGTCCACGAGATCCCGCGCATGCTCGTCGCGGTCGCCAAGCACCACCACACCTGGCGCCTGATCGAGGCGAGCGGATCCTTCGCGCTGCATCTGCTCGCAGCCGACGATATCGCCGGGGTTCGGCGTTTCGGGCTCGCCTCCGGGCACCAGGTCGACAAGTTCGCCGACCTGCCGTCCCGCGAGACACCCGCGGGCTCGCCCTTGATCGAGGGGACCATGTCCTGGCTGGACTGCCGGGTCGAATCACGCATGGACATCGGCGACCGCACCACCTACCTGGCCGAGGTGACCGCAGGCGCGGTCTTGCGGCGCGGCCCGATCCTCACCGTCGCGGGTCTGCTGCGGGATGCGCCCGAGGCCGATCGGGCCGAGCTGAAACGTCTCTATGCACAGGATCAGGAGACCGACCGAGCCGCGATCCTGGCCTGGCGCCGATCCCGTGGCGATACCTAA
- a CDS encoding polyhydroxyalkanoic acid system family protein: MADIFIEREHTLGLDRALDQVEALAYLLVEELDARCAWDGNRLDFERPGASGCVEVTETLLILEVSLGFLLKPFKDRIEQSITEKLDGLVPCLPSV, encoded by the coding sequence ATGGCAGATATCTTCATCGAACGCGAGCACACACTGGGCCTCGACCGGGCGCTCGACCAGGTCGAGGCCCTCGCCTATCTGCTCGTCGAGGAGCTCGATGCCCGATGCGCGTGGGACGGAAATCGGCTCGATTTCGAGCGACCGGGCGCGAGCGGATGTGTCGAGGTGACCGAAACCCTGCTGATCCTCGAGGTCTCGCTCGGATTCCTGCTCAAGCCCTTCAAAGACCGGATCGAGCAGAGCATCACCGAGAAGCTCGATGGCCTGGTTCCCTGCCTTCCCTCGGTGTGA
- a CDS encoding MBL fold metallo-hydrolase, protein MQFRIIPVTPFQQNTTLLWCERTLAAVIVDPGGEAERILEQVAALKLKPEYVLLTHGHLDHVGASAEIARRLGIPIWGPHPDDAFWLNALAEQCEMFGFPPVTAFEPDRWLQPGERIAVGEETLEVLHCPGHTPGHLVFFDAHGKLAQVGDVLFKGSIGRTDFPRGNHRQLLDSIRDRLFPLGDDVRFIPGHGPMSTLGEERRTNPFVRD, encoded by the coding sequence GTGCAATTTCGAATCATCCCCGTCACCCCCTTTCAGCAGAACACCACCTTACTCTGGTGCGAGCGCACCCTTGCCGCCGTCATCGTGGATCCGGGCGGCGAGGCCGAGCGCATCCTCGAGCAGGTCGCAGCGCTGAAGCTGAAACCCGAATACGTTCTGCTCACCCACGGCCACCTCGACCACGTCGGCGCCAGCGCCGAGATCGCGCGCCGACTCGGCATCCCGATTTGGGGCCCGCATCCGGACGACGCCTTCTGGCTCAACGCCCTGGCCGAGCAGTGCGAGATGTTCGGGTTTCCGCCCGTCACCGCATTCGAGCCCGATCGCTGGCTGCAGCCGGGCGAGCGCATCGCCGTCGGCGAGGAGACCCTCGAGGTCCTGCACTGCCCCGGTCACACACCGGGCCATCTCGTCTTCTTCGACGCACACGGCAAGCTCGCCCAGGTCGGCGACGTCCTCTTCAAGGGCTCGATCGGACGCACGGACTTTCCGCGCGGAAACCATCGCCAGCTCCTCGACTCCATCCGGGATCGCCTGTTTCCGCTCGGAGACGATGTGCGATTCATCCCCGGGCACGGCCCCATGTCGACCCTGGGCGAGGAGCGACGCACCAACCCTTTCGTTCGCGACTAA